The DNA region GCGTCATCCTTTACAAGAGCGGCGTCGGCTACTTCGAGCACCTGGGGTCGGTGACCGGAAACGCCGACGTCGCCATCCAGTTCACGACCGCGCAGCTCAACGACGTGCTGCAGTCGCTCACCACGATCGATCTCGACGGCGGGTCGATCGCCAACATCAGCTACAACTCGATCGCGCCGATCGAGCAGCGGCTGTCGGCGCTGCGCCTGCCGCTCGCCGCCGACGCCGATCGCCTGCAGTTCTACAACGCGCTGCGCGGCGCGCGCGTCGAGGTGCACGCCGGTACCACAGTCACGAGCGGCCGGATCCTCGCCGTCGAGCAGCGTAACAGGACGGCGGCCGCCGGTGGGACGACGGTGGAGGCTGTCACCGAGTTGACCGTCGCGTCCGATGACGGCGCGGTCCGCACCATCGAGCTGACCTCGTCGACCAGCGTGCACTTTCTGGATCGCGACGTGCGCGATGACGTCGCCAGCTATCTCGGCATCGTCGCATCGAGCCGCGGCGAAGACGTTCGCCGGATGACGCTGTCGGCGTCCGGGACGGGCACGCGGCGGCTGTTCGTCAGCTACATCAGCGAGGTCCCGATCTGGAAGTCGACGTATCGCCTGGTGCTGCCAGACGGCGCGGTCAAGCCGGTGCTGCAGGGGTGGGCGATCGTCGACAACACCATCGGCCAGGACTGGGCCAACGTGGAACTGTCTCTCGTGGCCGGGGCGCCTCAGTCGTTCGTGCAGCAGATCTCGCAGCCGTACTACGCGCGCCGCCCCGTGGTGCCGCTGCCGCAGACGGTGCAGTTGCGGCCGCAGACGCATGGCGCGACGCTGACAACGTCCGGAGCGGCCAGTGACGCGCTGGATGCCGTCAGTCGCGACGCTCTCGCTCAAAAGATGGCGCCCGCGCCGCCGGCCGAGAGGATGGCCGGGCTGGGCCGAGGCGGCGGTGCGGCCGGCGGCGTAGTTGGCGGCATGCCGGAGGCGGCGGGGTCCATGATGGAAGCCATCCGGGTCGTCGACGCCGCCGCAACCGGTCAGGAGCTTGGGGATCTCTTCGAGTACAAGCTGAAGCAGCCGGTCACGATCCGAAAAAACGAGTCGGCGCTCGTGCCGATCCTGAACGCCGAGGTGGAGGCCGAACGCATCTCGATCTGGAGTCGCGGCGCCGGATCGGGCCGCCCGCTCCGCGGCGTGTGGCTGACCAACACCAGCGCGCTGACGCTCGACGGCGGCTCGTTCACGGTGATCGACGCCAACGCGTTTGCCGGCGAAGGCCTGGTCGAATCGATGAAGCCGGGCGAGAAGCGGCTGATGTCATATGGAGCTGACCTCGCGGTGCTGGTCAAGGCGGTGCCGGGCGACGGATCGGGGCACGTCACGAAGATGGTCGCCAAGGACGGCGTGCTCACCGTGTCGCAAGAGGATCGCGCGACGTGGAAGTACACCGCGAGGAACGAGGACACGGTAGCCCGCACCCTGGTGATCGAACATCCGCTGCGAACGGGATGGTCGGTGGGCACCGACCCCGCGCCGGCCGAGACCTCGGCCAACGCGGCGCGCTACCGGCTGAACCTGCCCTCGAAGCAAGAGGGGACGCTGACCGTCACCGAGCGCCACGCCGGAGACACTGTCTATCGTCTC from Vicinamibacterales bacterium includes:
- a CDS encoding DUF4139 domain-containing protein, giving the protein MRIRLAVTSLIVLAVAGAAAQQRPANEASPVPVRRVILYKSGVGYFEHLGSVTGNADVAIQFTTAQLNDVLQSLTTIDLDGGSIANISYNSIAPIEQRLSALRLPLAADADRLQFYNALRGARVEVHAGTTVTSGRILAVEQRNRTAAAGGTTVEAVTELTVASDDGAVRTIELTSSTSVHFLDRDVRDDVASYLGIVASSRGEDVRRMTLSASGTGTRRLFVSYISEVPIWKSTYRLVLPDGAVKPVLQGWAIVDNTIGQDWANVELSLVAGAPQSFVQQISQPYYARRPVVPLPQTVQLRPQTHGATLTTSGAASDALDAVSRDALAQKMAPAPPAERMAGLGRGGGAAGGVVGGMPEAAGSMMEAIRVVDAAATGQELGDLFEYKLKQPVTIRKNESALVPILNAEVEAERISIWSRGAGSGRPLRGVWLTNTSALTLDGGSFTVIDANAFAGEGLVESMKPGEKRLMSYGADLAVLVKAVPGDGSGHVTKMVAKDGVLTVSQEDRATWKYTARNEDTVARTLVIEHPLRTGWSVGTDPAPAETSANAARYRLNLPSKQEGTLTVTERHAGDTVYRLADFNDRTIAVLVRGGINEAALRRALQPLTDKRAELAAADARLSAINGQITEIGKDQERVRENMKALRGSAE